Proteins from a genomic interval of Procambarus clarkii isolate CNS0578487 chromosome 45, FALCON_Pclarkii_2.0, whole genome shotgun sequence:
- the LOC138350366 gene encoding uncharacterized protein, translating into MLKNAPNKLGGNRYKVQTLSQMGGASCGDTVRRMMRIGTYGVWSQYSLVGRKRKRVFKTLDICNVIIKACINTHTNATERDVETSIADMLKNAPNKHGGNRYKGGEARIHVHHIAESDMTKIAESLVHGIPLNLL; encoded by the exons atgttgaagaacgccccaaacaaactcggtggaaacagatacaag gtccagacgctgtctcaaatgggcggtgcaagctgtggagacacagtgagacgaatgatgaggatagggacctatggggtctggtctcagtattcactcgttgggcgcaagaggaaacgtgtcttcaaaaccttggatatttgtaatgtaataataa aagcctgtatcaacacccacactaatgcaactgaaagagatgttgagacaagtattgctgatatgttgaagaacgccccaaacaaacacggtggaaacagatacaag ggtggtgaagcaagaatacatgtgcatcacatagcagagtcggatatgacgaaaatagcggagagcctggtgcatggcataccgctgaatcttctctaa